One genomic window of Hymenobacter sp. J193 includes the following:
- a CDS encoding Fur family transcriptional regulator — MAHPLEDTLLARQITPTAMRLLVLDVLQQHPAAHSLADVEQLLGHVDRITVHRTLKTFTDKGLVHRVEDGSGAAKYALCAPACLPGHHQDLHVHFFCTHCRETSCLPTVAVPVIALPAAYQVHETSLVMKGRCARCAG; from the coding sequence ATGGCCCACCCGCTCGAAGACACGCTCCTTGCCCGGCAGATTACCCCCACGGCTATGCGCCTGCTCGTGCTTGATGTACTACAGCAGCACCCGGCGGCGCACAGCCTGGCCGACGTGGAGCAACTGCTTGGCCACGTGGACCGCATTACCGTACACCGCACCCTGAAGACCTTCACCGACAAAGGCCTGGTGCACCGCGTCGAGGATGGCAGCGGGGCTGCTAAGTATGCCCTGTGCGCCCCGGCCTGCCTGCCCGGGCACCACCAGGATCTGCATGTACACTTTTTCTGCACCCACTGTCGCGAGACGTCCTGCCTGCCCACGGTTGCCGTACCGGTCATAGCCCTGCCCGCTGCCTATCAGGTGCACGAAACCAGCTTGGTGATGAAGGGCCGGTGCGCCCGGTGCGCGGGCTGA
- a CDS encoding heavy metal translocating P-type ATPase → MPDPSSQNTDEELNTAKQVKPENVGALSRDQLTPEAAAAPEGHDVPGHDHANHAQPMGKKVVDPAGKPADEHAGHHHTAGDDHDHDHGPADGNPYLWPGVSLVLLLSGIALDYFEVAWFGGYGRVLWYGVAFLLVGWKVLKAAVLSVPTGNVFNEFLLMSLATLGAFAIGEYPEGVAVMLFYTVGELFQDAAVNRAKRSIRALLEIQATEVTVVRDGRNLVLAPEQVQIGDLMEVKPGEKVALDGALQTPVASFNTAALTGESAPQTRQAGETVLAGMINLETLAHVQVTAAFEDTQLSKILLMVQSAVGRKAKTQQFITRFARIYTPIVVGLAVLLVLVPWFVVEDYVFRQWLYRALVFLVVSCPCALVISIPLGYFGGIGAASRAGILFKGSNFLDVLRELDMVVMDKTGTLTQGVFAVQQVQPAPGTDAAELLRLVGALEAKSTHPIAKAVVKHAGTPAGIAVESVEEIAGHGLRGRVEGMEVLAGNTRLLRRFNVGYPPEVDQVTDSLVVGAINGRYAGYLTVADAPKPDAAQAVQELKADGITRLVMLSGDKDSIVQRVARELGISEAHGGLLPEDKARYVQQYKAEGHRLAFVGDGVNDAPVVALADVGIAMGGLGSDATIETADVVIQTDHPSKIATARRIARATHSVVWQNIWLAFVVKGIVLALGAGGLATMWEAVFADVGVALLAILNAVRIQRMRF, encoded by the coding sequence ATGCCTGATCCTTCCTCCCAGAACACCGACGAAGAGCTGAACACCGCCAAGCAGGTGAAGCCCGAAAACGTGGGCGCCCTCAGCCGCGACCAGCTCACGCCCGAAGCTGCCGCCGCGCCTGAAGGCCACGATGTGCCCGGCCACGACCATGCCAACCACGCCCAGCCGATGGGCAAGAAAGTAGTGGACCCGGCCGGAAAGCCGGCTGACGAGCACGCCGGCCACCACCACACGGCGGGCGACGACCACGACCATGACCACGGCCCGGCCGATGGCAATCCGTACCTGTGGCCCGGGGTAAGCCTGGTGCTGCTGCTGAGCGGCATAGCCTTGGACTACTTCGAGGTGGCCTGGTTTGGCGGGTACGGGCGGGTGCTCTGGTACGGGGTGGCTTTTCTGCTTGTGGGCTGGAAAGTACTGAAAGCAGCCGTGCTCAGCGTTCCTACCGGCAACGTGTTCAACGAGTTTCTGCTCATGAGCCTGGCTACCCTCGGCGCCTTTGCCATCGGCGAGTACCCCGAGGGAGTGGCCGTGATGCTGTTTTACACGGTGGGCGAGCTGTTTCAGGACGCGGCCGTGAACCGGGCCAAGCGCAGCATCCGGGCGCTGCTGGAAATTCAGGCCACCGAAGTAACGGTGGTGCGCGACGGCCGCAACCTGGTGCTGGCCCCCGAGCAGGTGCAGATCGGCGACCTGATGGAAGTGAAGCCGGGCGAGAAAGTAGCCCTCGATGGCGCCCTCCAGACGCCAGTGGCCTCTTTCAATACCGCCGCGCTTACCGGTGAATCGGCGCCGCAAACCCGGCAGGCGGGCGAAACCGTGCTGGCCGGCATGATCAACCTCGAAACCCTGGCGCACGTGCAGGTTACGGCCGCGTTTGAGGACACGCAGCTCTCTAAAATCCTGTTGATGGTGCAGAGCGCGGTGGGGCGCAAGGCCAAAACGCAGCAGTTCATCACCCGCTTTGCCAGAATCTACACGCCCATTGTGGTGGGCCTGGCCGTGCTGCTGGTGCTGGTGCCTTGGTTTGTGGTCGAGGACTACGTGTTCCGCCAGTGGCTGTACCGGGCCCTGGTGTTTCTGGTTGTTTCCTGCCCCTGCGCACTCGTCATCAGCATTCCGCTGGGCTACTTTGGCGGTATCGGCGCGGCCTCGCGGGCCGGCATCCTGTTCAAGGGCTCCAACTTCCTGGACGTGCTGCGCGAGCTGGACATGGTGGTGATGGACAAGACCGGCACGCTTACCCAGGGCGTGTTTGCCGTGCAGCAGGTGCAGCCCGCTCCCGGCACCGACGCGGCAGAGCTGCTGCGGCTGGTGGGCGCGCTGGAAGCCAAGTCTACCCACCCCATTGCCAAGGCCGTGGTAAAGCACGCTGGCACGCCCGCCGGCATTGCAGTAGAAAGCGTGGAGGAAATAGCCGGCCACGGTCTGCGGGGACGCGTGGAGGGTATGGAGGTGCTGGCTGGCAATACCCGGCTGCTGCGCAGGTTCAACGTCGGCTATCCGCCTGAGGTAGACCAGGTAACCGACAGCCTTGTGGTAGGTGCCATCAATGGCCGGTACGCGGGCTACCTCACCGTAGCCGACGCCCCCAAGCCCGACGCGGCCCAGGCGGTACAGGAGTTGAAAGCGGACGGTATTACCCGGCTCGTGATGCTCTCGGGCGACAAAGACAGCATTGTGCAGCGGGTAGCCCGGGAGCTGGGCATCAGCGAGGCCCACGGTGGGCTGCTGCCCGAGGATAAGGCCCGCTACGTGCAGCAGTATAAAGCCGAAGGGCACCGGCTTGCCTTCGTGGGCGACGGGGTAAACGATGCTCCCGTGGTGGCTTTGGCCGATGTGGGCATAGCCATGGGCGGCCTGGGCTCCGACGCCACCATCGAAACCGCCGACGTGGTTATTCAGACCGACCACCCCAGCAAGATTGCCACCGCCCGGCGCATTGCCCGGGCTACCCACTCGGTGGTATGGCAGAACATCTGGCTGGCGTTCGTCGTGAAGGGCATTGTGCTGGCGCTGGGTGCCGGGGGTCTGGCTACTATGTGGGAGGCCGTATTTGCGGATGTGGGCGTAGCGCTGCTGGCTATCCTGAATGCGGTGCGGATTCAGCGCATGCGCTTCTGA
- a CDS encoding universal stress protein → MASPLLVLTDFSPAADKALTYADALAAHLGSSLVLLHVRRSSWLDPEVFTGRISHLSEGEIAAALAERASRLRVPVRVEAAADQVVPATCQAVAQHRPLLVVVGKPDTEHTPDPLVHTTSLELLRECRVPLLIVPLHSNATVPPNHLLLAADNLPLHLEPAIAALPRQLAPQARLTLTHVVEPEESDSCASAHIAVQQTGLLQGFEQIRPYGMRHLSVPEGIAQAAVETQADLLVLLARRHSVLSRLFHSSVTAASILRGTVPMLVLPAGE, encoded by the coding sequence ATGGCCTCTCCCCTGCTGGTTCTGACCGATTTCTCACCCGCTGCCGACAAGGCACTAACTTACGCCGACGCCTTAGCTGCTCACCTGGGCTCTTCACTGGTGCTGCTGCACGTGCGGCGCTCTTCCTGGCTGGACCCGGAAGTATTTACCGGCCGGATTTCGCACTTGAGCGAGGGAGAAATTGCCGCAGCCCTGGCGGAGCGCGCCAGCCGCCTGCGCGTGCCGGTGCGGGTAGAAGCCGCTGCCGACCAGGTGGTGCCCGCTACCTGCCAGGCTGTAGCCCAGCACCGGCCCCTGCTGGTAGTGGTAGGCAAGCCCGACACCGAGCACACCCCCGACCCGCTGGTGCACACCACCTCGCTGGAGCTGCTGCGCGAGTGCCGGGTGCCTTTGCTGATCGTCCCCCTGCACAGCAATGCCACCGTGCCACCTAACCACCTGCTGCTGGCGGCCGACAACCTTCCGCTGCACTTGGAACCAGCCATAGCGGCGCTGCCCCGGCAGCTGGCCCCGCAGGCCAGGCTCACGCTCACCCACGTAGTGGAGCCCGAGGAAAGTGACTCCTGCGCTTCAGCCCACATAGCGGTGCAGCAAACCGGCCTGCTCCAGGGGTTCGAGCAGATCCGGCCCTACGGGATGCGTCACCTCAGCGTGCCGGAAGGCATTGCCCAGGCCGCAGTCGAAACCCAGGCTGATCTGCTCGTGCTGCTGGCCCGCCGGCACAGCGTGCTGAGCCGCCTGTTTCATAGCAGCGTAACGGCGGCATCCATTCTGCGCGGCACCGTGCCCATGCTGGTATTGCCGGCCGGAGAGTAG
- a CDS encoding fasciclin domain-containing protein: MKKNLFSTLALGLAFTAFTAPAFAQTSMKSDDEKTKTKDGDMVMKTKEAKDGKSKMKGKSGRGDKMKSTTKPMKGGTDMGNGMSNASMGSSAGVMVGGAMMTPDKDIVVNAMGSSEHTTLVAAVKAADLVGTLQGAGPFTVFAPTNAAFDKLPAGTVNTLVMPENKAKLSTILTYHVVPGRYLAADLKDGQQLTTVEGETLTVHRTGSTVMLHDAKGGKANVTIPNVVSSNGVTHVVDTVLMPTR; encoded by the coding sequence ATGAAAAAGAACCTCTTTTCCACGCTGGCCCTGGGCCTGGCTTTCACGGCTTTTACGGCCCCGGCTTTCGCCCAGACTTCCATGAAATCGGACGACGAAAAAACCAAAACCAAGGATGGCGACATGGTGATGAAAACCAAGGAAGCCAAGGATGGTAAAAGCAAAATGAAGGGCAAGTCGGGCCGGGGCGACAAAATGAAGTCCACCACCAAGCCAATGAAAGGCGGCACCGACATGGGCAACGGCATGAGCAACGCCAGCATGGGCAGCTCGGCCGGGGTGATGGTAGGCGGCGCCATGATGACGCCCGATAAGGACATTGTGGTAAACGCCATGGGCTCCTCGGAGCATACCACGCTGGTAGCAGCCGTGAAGGCGGCCGACTTGGTGGGCACGCTGCAGGGCGCCGGGCCGTTTACTGTTTTCGCTCCTACTAATGCCGCCTTCGATAAGCTGCCCGCCGGCACGGTAAACACGCTGGTGATGCCCGAAAACAAAGCCAAGCTAAGCACCATTCTCACCTACCACGTGGTTCCCGGCCGTTACCTGGCCGCCGACCTGAAAGACGGCCAGCAGCTGACCACGGTGGAAGGCGAAACGCTGACCGTGCACCGCACCGGCAGCACCGTGATGTTGCACGACGCAAAAGGCGGCAAGGCCAACGTAACCATTCCGAACGTGGTATCCAGCAACGGCGTGACCCACGTGGTAGACACTGTGCTGATGCCCACGCGCTAA
- a CDS encoding GNAT family N-acetyltransferase yields the protein MSQATIQHHPQDQEFTAELNGATAELAYSRPDDQTIDFAHTFVDEALRGQGVGEQLARHALAFARDEKLRVLTSCRFMQVFVKKHHAEYADLLA from the coding sequence ATGTCTCAGGCCACCATTCAGCACCATCCCCAGGATCAGGAATTCACCGCCGAGCTAAACGGCGCCACGGCCGAGCTGGCCTACAGCCGCCCCGATGACCAGACCATTGACTTTGCGCACACCTTCGTCGACGAAGCCCTGCGCGGGCAGGGTGTGGGCGAGCAGCTGGCCCGGCACGCCCTGGCCTTTGCCCGCGACGAAAAGCTGCGGGTGCTCACTTCCTGCCGCTTTATGCAGGTGTTCGTCAAAAAGCACCACGCCGAGTACGCTGACCTGCTGGCCTAG
- a CDS encoding efflux RND transporter periplasmic adaptor subunit: MIKLPSLALLLSLTLAGCGADKLETAGNEPPETGAATGKEANETEPAPDLVTLSAAEQQAAGLKTGLVQERPMGSGLAVNGTLDVPPESAVSITAPLGGYVQSTELLQGTRVRKGEVLAVLRNPEFVTLQKEYLQLRSRLKFANAELARQRELYEQEVAPLKNYQRAQAEAEALQVQLSAQAAQLRIAGLPVGGAIVPTAALRAPGRGSCGP; encoded by the coding sequence ATGATTAAGCTACCCTCCCTGGCGCTGCTACTAAGTCTGACCCTGGCCGGCTGCGGCGCCGACAAGCTGGAAACCGCCGGCAATGAGCCCCCGGAAACGGGCGCGGCCACCGGAAAAGAAGCGAACGAAACCGAGCCAGCTCCCGACCTGGTGACGCTCTCCGCGGCCGAGCAGCAGGCCGCCGGGCTGAAGACGGGCCTTGTGCAGGAACGCCCGATGGGCTCTGGTCTGGCCGTGAACGGGACGCTGGACGTGCCGCCGGAAAGCGCCGTTTCCATCACGGCTCCGCTGGGCGGCTACGTGCAAAGCACCGAATTGCTGCAGGGCACCCGCGTGCGCAAAGGCGAAGTGCTGGCCGTGCTGCGCAACCCCGAGTTCGTGACCCTACAGAAAGAGTACCTGCAGCTACGCAGCCGGCTGAAGTTTGCCAATGCCGAGCTGGCCCGGCAGCGGGAGCTGTACGAGCAGGAAGTTGCCCCCCTGAAAAACTACCAGCGCGCCCAGGCCGAGGCCGAAGCTTTGCAGGTGCAGCTGAGTGCGCAGGCAGCCCAGCTGCGCATTGCCGGGCTGCCCGTGGGTGGAGCCATTGTGCCTACGGCCGCGCTGCGGGCCCCCGGGCGGGGTTCGTGCGGGCCGTAA
- a CDS encoding efflux RND transporter periplasmic adaptor subunit: MRAVNVTVGQSVTATEPLFEIVDPEHLHVELVVFEKDIARVQKGQLVRFTLASDSAGSLRERTAHVYLTGKAIGEDRTVRVHGHLDEENDPALLPGLYVRATIETARSTASALPNGALVRFAGQHYAFVVEAVGRYRMVPVALGRSEDGYTEVRLPASTAPTALFVTDGAYSLLAKMKNAAEEE, encoded by the coding sequence GTGCGGGCCGTAAACGTGACCGTGGGCCAGAGCGTGACGGCCACCGAGCCGCTGTTTGAAATCGTTGACCCCGAGCACCTGCACGTGGAGCTGGTAGTTTTTGAGAAGGATATTGCGCGGGTCCAGAAAGGGCAGCTGGTGCGTTTCACCCTGGCCAGCGACTCGGCGGGCAGCCTGCGCGAGCGGACGGCGCACGTGTACCTGACGGGCAAAGCCATTGGCGAAGACCGCACGGTGCGCGTGCATGGCCACCTTGATGAGGAAAACGACCCGGCGCTGCTGCCTGGCTTGTACGTGCGTGCCACCATCGAAACCGCGCGCAGCACCGCCTCTGCCCTGCCCAACGGGGCGCTGGTGCGCTTTGCGGGGCAGCACTACGCCTTTGTGGTGGAAGCCGTCGGCCGCTACCGTATGGTGCCCGTAGCCCTGGGCCGTAGCGAAGACGGCTACACCGAAGTGCGGCTGCCCGCCTCGACGGCGCCTACTGCCCTCTTCGTTACCGACGGAGCCTACTCGCTGCTGGCCAAGATGAAAAACGCCGCCGAGGAGGAATAG
- a CDS encoding endonuclease produces the protein MKHFFASWLTGLLLLSGVAQAQTKLPPAPSATLRGEELRTWLRENWYDGKRQVLGYDQARGRMYNYIDNFDNKLTCVYSGYQQSFKLDSSGTGTGVAPINCEHTVPQSWFNEAVRMRSDVHHLFPTYDKWNSDRGSDPFAEIPDNTTQKWIRGLQSQSSIPTSNIDEYSEDTGSQFEPREDHKGNLARAVFYFYTMHAGQNFDAGKGVITAVASLETLYKWHLQDPVDKHELERNRRAAKAQGNFNPYIAYPELVARAWGFAQTENPKVSFASATGTITEGNSGTKTYTVNVTVSPAPTATQTVEVALAASSTATVSTDFTFSTQTLTFSPTVTSAPVTITVQGDATAEADETVQLQLRSLSAGLSSGTSITHTLTITNDDGDIPTISFQTGSGTVTEGNDGTTVYTIEVILSGAAPSSEIQVPVTIDVAGTTAGTDDYTLEKSTLTFTNAPVPQRQTLGVIVKGDLLPEAGETLVLRLGTPTGGNAVIGATPTHTLTIVNDDQTPGGTPCASLYFSQYIESSGGNTKVLEIYNPSANAVDLTGHRVELFSNGGKTPQYSFDLKGTLAAHDVYVIANGSSDGTVLAQADNTTAQVAFFNGNDALALFSGTDTLDVIGQPGQDPGETVGWTVAGGSTLNNTLVRLPTVSVGSTRWNEAAAATWQAAGTNSFSGVGSYTSTACTTTGTRPTIVRNGLELYPNPAAEAVLVRVPRSAQVGEISLFNAVGQLVRRQPAASNGAATSIRTSDLPAGLYSVRVQAGSVQYTGRVVVRH, from the coding sequence ATGAAACACTTTTTCGCTTCGTGGCTGACCGGTTTACTGCTGCTGTCCGGCGTAGCCCAGGCCCAAACCAAGCTTCCCCCTGCTCCGTCGGCTACCTTGCGGGGCGAGGAGCTGCGCACCTGGCTGCGCGAAAACTGGTACGACGGCAAGCGCCAGGTACTGGGCTACGACCAGGCCCGGGGCCGCATGTACAACTATATCGACAACTTCGACAACAAGCTGACGTGCGTGTACTCCGGCTACCAGCAGTCGTTTAAGCTGGACTCCAGCGGCACGGGCACGGGCGTTGCACCCATCAACTGCGAGCATACCGTGCCGCAGTCATGGTTCAATGAGGCGGTGCGCATGCGCTCCGACGTTCACCACCTGTTCCCGACGTACGACAAGTGGAACAGCGACCGGGGCTCCGACCCATTTGCGGAAATTCCCGACAACACCACCCAGAAGTGGATCCGGGGCCTGCAAAGTCAGAGCTCTATCCCCACCAGCAACATCGACGAGTACAGCGAAGACACCGGCTCCCAGTTTGAGCCTCGCGAAGACCACAAGGGCAACCTGGCCCGCGCCGTCTTCTACTTCTACACCATGCACGCCGGCCAGAATTTCGACGCCGGCAAAGGGGTAATCACGGCCGTAGCCAGCCTGGAAACGCTCTACAAGTGGCATTTGCAGGATCCGGTAGACAAGCACGAGCTGGAGCGCAACCGCCGCGCCGCCAAAGCTCAGGGCAACTTCAACCCGTACATTGCCTACCCCGAACTGGTAGCGCGGGCCTGGGGCTTTGCTCAGACTGAAAACCCGAAAGTGTCGTTTGCCTCGGCTACGGGCACTATTACCGAAGGCAACAGCGGCACGAAAACCTACACCGTAAACGTAACGGTGAGCCCGGCTCCAACCGCCACCCAAACGGTGGAAGTAGCCCTGGCTGCCAGCTCCACCGCCACGGTCAGCACCGACTTCACGTTTTCGACCCAGACGCTCACTTTCTCCCCCACCGTTACGTCGGCCCCCGTGACCATCACGGTGCAGGGTGACGCCACGGCCGAAGCCGACGAAACTGTGCAGCTGCAGCTGCGTAGCCTGTCGGCCGGGCTGTCGTCGGGCACCAGCATCACGCACACGCTCACCATCACCAACGACGACGGTGACATCCCGACCATCAGCTTCCAGACGGGCAGCGGCACCGTGACAGAAGGCAACGACGGCACCACCGTGTACACCATTGAGGTAATTCTCAGCGGCGCGGCGCCCAGCTCCGAAATTCAGGTTCCCGTGACGATAGACGTGGCTGGCACCACCGCCGGCACCGACGACTACACGCTGGAAAAATCGACGCTCACTTTCACCAACGCCCCCGTGCCCCAGCGCCAGACCCTGGGCGTGATTGTGAAGGGCGACCTGCTACCCGAAGCCGGCGAAACGCTAGTGCTGCGCCTGGGCACGCCCACGGGCGGCAACGCCGTCATTGGCGCTACCCCTACGCACACGCTCACCATCGTGAACGACGACCAGACGCCGGGCGGCACGCCCTGCGCCTCCCTGTATTTTTCGCAGTACATCGAGTCGTCGGGCGGCAACACCAAGGTGCTGGAAATCTATAACCCTTCGGCCAACGCCGTTGATCTGACCGGCCACCGCGTGGAGCTGTTTTCCAATGGCGGCAAAACGCCGCAGTATTCCTTTGACCTGAAGGGCACGCTGGCTGCGCACGATGTGTACGTAATTGCCAATGGCAGCTCCGACGGCACTGTGCTGGCCCAGGCCGATAACACCACGGCCCAGGTAGCGTTTTTCAATGGCAACGATGCATTGGCCTTGTTCTCGGGCACCGATACGCTGGACGTAATTGGCCAGCCCGGCCAGGACCCCGGCGAAACGGTGGGCTGGACGGTTGCGGGCGGCTCTACGCTCAACAACACGCTGGTGCGCCTGCCCACGGTGAGCGTAGGCTCGACCCGCTGGAATGAGGCAGCTGCCGCCACCTGGCAGGCCGCCGGCACGAACAGCTTCAGCGGCGTGGGCAGCTACACCAGCACCGCCTGCACTACCACCGGCACCCGCCCCACCATCGTTCGTAACGGCCTGGAGCTATACCCCAACCCGGCGGCTGAGGCCGTGCTGGTGCGCGTGCCACGGTCGGCGCAGGTTGGAGAAATCAGCCTGTTCAACGCGGTAGGCCAGCTGGTGCGCCGTCAGCCTGCCGCCAGCAACGGAGCCGCTACCAGCATCCGCACGTCCGATCTGCCCGCAGGGCTGTACTCCGTGCGGGTGCAGGCCGGCAGCGTGCAGTACACGGGCCGCGTAGTGGTGCGCCACTAA